A single genomic interval of Malania oleifera isolate guangnan ecotype guangnan chromosome 13, ASM2987363v1, whole genome shotgun sequence harbors:
- the LOC131145827 gene encoding uncharacterized protein LOC131145827, translating into MVVSLAPGKFYSGRLPRPRLYDDVKLNGHRVDLPLSVLDPLVSWAHQAHWSMGGLSFTRHRLHGRIEGCIKKLRAQSEEILKIEQGCITSNDACPGGTGEDAAAAARGSEVGVRQGIARKIGDHFDRVASGSASERRAKRSKRSVEFRIRNLFEILFS; encoded by the exons ATGGTCGTCTCCTTAGCTCCCGGCAAGTTCTACAGCGGCAGGCTCCCCCGGCCCCGCCTCTACGACGACGTGAAACTCAACGGGCACCGCGTCGATCTGCCGTTGTCCGTTTTGGACCCCTTGGTCTCCTGGGCTCATCAAGCACACTGGTCTATGGGTGGCCTCAGCTTCACGCGCCACCGTCTCCACGGCCGCATCGAGGGCTGCATCAAGAAGCTCCGTGCCCAGAGCGAGGAGATCCTGAAAATAGAAC AGGGCTGTATCACCTCTAACGACGCCTGCCCCGGCGGTACCGGTGAAGATGCGGCGGCTGCTGCCCGTGGAAGCGAGGTTGGCGTTCGACAGGGCATAGCGAGGAAGATTGGGGACCACTTCGATCGGGTGGCTTCAGGGAGTGCGAGCGAGAGAAGAGCGAAGAGAAGCAAGAGGAGTGTAGAATTTAGAATAAGGAATttgtttgaaattttattttcatga